Proteins encoded together in one Acipenser ruthenus chromosome 22, fAciRut3.2 maternal haplotype, whole genome shotgun sequence window:
- the zgc:194655 gene encoding uncharacterized protein zgc:194655, producing the protein MGKIYQIYVIGMEGKKMTIDVGESEEALNDMTVLVFKKILLQKLPGSQSAEDLRLLFGSKQLEDTDKFSAHEIKDKSTVLMVLRLPGGGDGNKPWEEH; encoded by the exons ATGGGGAAGATCTATCAGATCTATGTGATTGGGATGGAAGGGAAAAAAATGACAATTGATGTCGGGGAGTCGGAGGAGGCGCTCAATGATATGACTGTGCTGGTGTTCAAGAAGATACTTCTGCAAAAACTTCCAGGTTCAC AAAGTGCCGAGGACTTACGGCTATTATTTGGCAGCAAGCAGCTAGAAGATACCGACAAGTTTTCTGCTCACGAGATCAAGGACAAATCTACCGTTCTCATGGTCCTGCGCTTGCCAGGTGGAGGAGATGGGAATAAACCATGGGAAGAACATTGA
- the si:ch211-212k18.15 gene encoding probable E3 ubiquitin-protein ligase RNF144A isoform X1 produces the protein MSTGEKRYDPQDTTLKFVKRKDDITGDDDPDTLRAEMSCGHAVDPNSLTGWCRSLLDQGQYTFSCPALKDGSTESCGKLWSYQEVRRLAVLTDKEQQTFEEKVASLAAAKYCEFKTCPGCKTYVERSDLANLNVRCTICTAKKAKAYEFCWQCMNEWKGLGPRSDRCDNEGCANEQLKALQNCPLISLPGTNIKNCPSMRACPTCGNVVEHKLTGCKNIICNRCKVEFCFACLELTPVCLAAKKGSWFSLCAKDIAPRQTSIPVWNRAN, from the exons ATGTCAACTGGAGAGAAGCGTTATGATCCACAAGACACTACCCTCAAGTTCGTAAAGAGGAAGGATGATATAA ctggTGATGATGATCCAGACACTTTAAGGGCAGAGATGTCCTGTGGTCATGCTGTAGATCCAAATTCATTAACTGGTTGGTGCAGAAGTTTGCTGGACCAG GGACAGTACACATTCTCATGCCCTGCATTAAAGGATGGCAGCACAGAGAGCTGTGGAAAGCTGTGGTCTTATCAAGAGGTCCGGAGACTGGCAGTGCTAACTGATAAAGAGCAGCAGACTTTTGAGGAAAAGGTTGCCAGTTTAGCCGCTGCAAAATATTGTGAATTTAAAACG TGCCCAGGGTGTAAGACGTATGTGGAGCGGAGTGACCTTGCCAATTTGAATGTTCGCTGCACCATCTGCACAGCTAAGAAAGCAAAGGCATACGAGTTCTGCTGGCAATGCATGAATGAGTGGAAAGGACTTGGCCCACGCTCTGACCGATGTGACAATGAAGGGTGTGCCAACGAGCAACTTAAAGCACTGCAGAATTGCCCTTTGATTAGCTTGCCAGGAACCAACATTAAGAACTGCCCTTCCATGCGAGCTTGTCCAACCTGTGGCAATGTTGTAGAACACAAACTGACAGGGTGCAAGAATATAATATGTAATCGATGCAAGGTTGAATTTTGCTTTGCCTGTCTAGAGCTTACCCCTGTGTGTCTGGCAGCAAAGAAAGGCTCTTGGTTTTCTCTTTGTGCCAAAGATATTGCACCAAGGCAGACATCGATTCCTGTCTGGAACAGAGCAAATTAA
- the si:ch211-212k18.15 gene encoding probable E3 ubiquitin-protein ligase RNF144A isoform X2, protein MIHKTLPSTGDDDPDTLRAEMSCGHAVDPNSLTGWCRSLLDQGQYTFSCPALKDGSTESCGKLWSYQEVRRLAVLTDKEQQTFEEKVASLAAAKYCEFKTCPGCKTYVERSDLANLNVRCTICTAKKAKAYEFCWQCMNEWKGLGPRSDRCDNEGCANEQLKALQNCPLISLPGTNIKNCPSMRACPTCGNVVEHKLTGCKNIICNRCKVEFCFACLELTPVCLAAKKGSWFSLCAKDIAPRQTSIPVWNRAN, encoded by the exons ATGATCCACAAGACACTACCCTCAA ctggTGATGATGATCCAGACACTTTAAGGGCAGAGATGTCCTGTGGTCATGCTGTAGATCCAAATTCATTAACTGGTTGGTGCAGAAGTTTGCTGGACCAG GGACAGTACACATTCTCATGCCCTGCATTAAAGGATGGCAGCACAGAGAGCTGTGGAAAGCTGTGGTCTTATCAAGAGGTCCGGAGACTGGCAGTGCTAACTGATAAAGAGCAGCAGACTTTTGAGGAAAAGGTTGCCAGTTTAGCCGCTGCAAAATATTGTGAATTTAAAACG TGCCCAGGGTGTAAGACGTATGTGGAGCGGAGTGACCTTGCCAATTTGAATGTTCGCTGCACCATCTGCACAGCTAAGAAAGCAAAGGCATACGAGTTCTGCTGGCAATGCATGAATGAGTGGAAAGGACTTGGCCCACGCTCTGACCGATGTGACAATGAAGGGTGTGCCAACGAGCAACTTAAAGCACTGCAGAATTGCCCTTTGATTAGCTTGCCAGGAACCAACATTAAGAACTGCCCTTCCATGCGAGCTTGTCCAACCTGTGGCAATGTTGTAGAACACAAACTGACAGGGTGCAAGAATATAATATGTAATCGATGCAAGGTTGAATTTTGCTTTGCCTGTCTAGAGCTTACCCCTGTGTGTCTGGCAGCAAAGAAAGGCTCTTGGTTTTCTCTTTGTGCCAAAGATATTGCACCAAGGCAGACATCGATTCCTGTCTGGAACAGAGCAAATTAA
- the LOC117413449 gene encoding serine protease inhibitor Kazal-type 2-like encodes MSQIQHSSCVEAFSEDRRVKTHLHSTARMKAAAFLVVLSVALFLCFTTLVSGGPVPKRGDMPDCKAYTLPACTRDFNPVCTTGGVMYANECMLCLAIMDGEERAFVRIGKRREC; translated from the exons ATGAGCCAAATTCAGCATTCTTCTTGTGTTGAAGCGTTTAGTGAAGACAGACGGGTAAAGACTCACCTGCACAGCACTGCCAGGATGAAAGCCGCCGCGTTTCTCGTTGTTTTGTCCGTCGCGCTCTTTCTCTGCTTCACCA CTCTGGTGAGTGGGGGCCCTGTTCCTAAAAGGGGTGACATG CCTGATTGCAAGGCGTACACCCTGCCTGCCTGCACACGGGACTTTAACCCCGTCTGTACCACTGGTGGTGTCATGTATGCCAATGAGTGCATGCTGTGCCTGGCAATCAT ggATGGAGAAGAGAGAGCATTCGTCCGAATCGGGAAACGCAGAGAGTGCTGA
- the LOC131699517 gene encoding serine protease inhibitor Kazal-type 2-like has product MIIGTYGGGGMGRGVNIKSLDDPRSPSLLVSKPVVKTHLHGIARMKAATCLVLSIALFLCFTTLVSGSPIPEGGEMPDCRQYHLPACPRNLDPVCGTDGVEYANECSLCLAVMRGKQNVRIASRGPCKPWV; this is encoded by the exons ATGATCATTGGTACCTATGGGGGAGGAGGGATGGGCAGGGGTGTGAATATAAAGAGCCTTGATGATCCTCGCTCACCATCTCTTCTAGTATCGAAGCCTGTAGTGAAGACTCACCTGCACGGCATTGCCAGGATGAAAGCTGCCACATGTCTTGTTTTGTCCATCGCCCTCTTTCTCTGCTTCACCA CTCTGGTGAGTGGGAGCCCTATTCCTGAAGGGGGTGAAATG CCTGATTGCAGGCAGTaccacctgcctgcctgcccacGGAACTTGGACCCAGTCTGTGGCACTGATGGCGTCGAGTATGCCAATGAATGTAGTTTGTGCCTGGCAGTCAT gAGGGGAAAACAAAATGTCCGAATCGCCTCTCGTGGCCCATGTAAGCCGTGGGTTTGA
- the LOC117431410 gene encoding neuropeptide Y receptor type 6-like produces MGDITHGTNESFPNWTAIGSFNSSSWRPHFSDFDCQPSLYILLVLVVAYSVVTIVGLFGNLCLIIIIQRQKETHNVTNILIANLSLSDVLICIMCIPFTVVYTLMDHWVFGEPMCKVSSFIQCMSVSVSIFSLVLIAIERYQLIVNPRGWKPNISHAYWGIVLIWIASATLSVPFLVFHHLTDEPFKNLTAHSSFYRDKYACTDDWPSEGDRLGFTTCLLVVQYFAPLCFIFVCYLKIFVCLRRRGGMVDRLRENETRASESKRINMMLISIVVAFTVCWLPLNIFNIIFDWNHEVLLNCHHNLVFTLCHLVAMLSTCINPVFYGFLNKNFQKDLNTMLRQCWCKAEQEEYENIGLSNMLTDVSKASLKLHNAPLNS; encoded by the coding sequence ATGGGTGACATCACACACGGCACCAACGAGAGTTTCCCCAACTGGACGGCGATAGGCAGCTTCAACAGCAGCAGCTGGAGGCCCCACTTCTCTGACTTTGACTGCCAGCCTTCTCTGTACATcctgttggtgttggtggtggccTACAGTGTAGTGACTATCGTGGGCCTCTTTGGGAACCTGTGCCTAATCATCATCATCCAAAGACAGAAGGAGACGCACAACGTAACCAACATTCTGATCGCTAACCTCTCCTTGTCGGACGTGCTCATCTGCATAATGTGCATCCCCTTCACCGTGGTCTACACACTGATGGACCACTGGGTGTTCGGGGAGCCCATGTGCAAGGTGAGCTCCTTCATCCAGTGCATGTCTGTCTCCGTGTCCATCTTCTCCCTGGTCCTGATCGCCATCGAGCGGTACCAACTGATCGTCAACCCCAGGGGATGGAAGCCCAACATCTCCCACGCCTACTGGGGGATCGTTCTGATCTGGATAGCCTCGGCCACCCTGTCCGTTCCCTTCCTGGTCTTTCACCACCTGACTGATGAGCCCTTCAAGAACCTCACCGCCCACTCCAGCTTCTACAGGGATAAGTACGCCTGCACGGACGACTGGCCCTCCGAGGGGGATCGCCTGGGCTTCACCACCTGCCTGCTGGTGGTCCAGTACTTCGCCCCGCTGTGCTTCATCTTTGTGTGCTACCTGAAGATCTTCGTGTGCCTGCGTCGGCGGGGCGGGATGGTGGACCGCCTGCGTGAGAACGAGACCAGGGCGAGCGAGAGCAAGCGCATCAACATGATGCTCATCTCCATTGTGGTGGCCTTCACCGTCTGCTGGCTCCCCCTCAACATCTTCAACATCATCTTCGACTGGAACCACGAGGTCCTCCTCAACTGCCACCACAACCTGGTCTTCACTCTCTGCCACCTGGTGGCCATGCTGTCCACCTGCATCAACCCCGTCTTCTACGGCTTTCTCAACAAGAACTTCCAGAAGGATCTCAACACCATGCTGCGTCAGTGCTGGTGCAAGGCTGAGCAGGAGGAGTACGAGAACATCGGGCTGTCCAACATGCTTACAGATGTCTCCAAGGCATCTCTAAAACTCCACAATGCTCCACTCAACAGCTAG